A region from the Arcanobacterium buesumense genome encodes:
- the phoU gene encoding phosphate signaling complex protein PhoU — translation MRELFHQQMNRLSDTIVLEAKAVKKAMNRASVAMRDANLAKAEKVIDADRKIDFFERSIDEMGVSILARQAPVASDLRVVVSALRVSSILEQMGDLARHIAYVARSRYPHAVLPDTALGVLVKMAEHASSMAENVALLIETRDLKFATAIEEEDDFLDELHEKTFSYVLDNDLDLTRQEIIDIILLGRYLERFGDHAVSVAQRVQFMVNGIQDFSDPFAEVDLTEI, via the coding sequence GTGCGCGAACTTTTCCATCAACAGATGAACCGCTTATCAGATACTATCGTGCTTGAAGCCAAGGCCGTAAAGAAGGCAATGAACCGAGCGAGCGTGGCGATGCGTGATGCTAACTTGGCTAAGGCTGAAAAAGTTATCGACGCCGATCGTAAGATTGACTTCTTTGAACGGTCAATTGACGAGATGGGGGTTTCGATCTTGGCTCGCCAAGCGCCAGTTGCTTCCGATCTGCGTGTTGTTGTTTCTGCGTTACGTGTATCTTCTATTTTGGAGCAGATGGGCGATCTTGCCCGGCATATCGCGTATGTTGCTCGTAGCCGTTATCCGCACGCAGTTTTGCCAGATACTGCGCTTGGCGTACTTGTGAAAATGGCCGAGCACGCTAGCTCAATGGCGGAAAACGTGGCACTACTCATTGAAACTCGCGACCTGAAATTTGCTACTGCTATCGAAGAAGAAGATGATTTCCTTGATGAGTTGCACGAGAAGACATTTAGCTACGTTCTCGACAATGACCTTGATCTGACCCGGCAAGAAATAATTGACATTATCTTGCTTGGCAGATATCTCGAACGGTTTGGCGATCACGCGGTTTCGGTGGCCCAACGAGTGCAGTTCATGGTCAATGGTATTCAAGATTTTAGCGACCCGTTTGCCGAAGTTGATCTTACCGAGATCTGA
- the acpS gene encoding holo-ACP synthase AcpS, giving the protein MDHQQIFRDLGAAALATAGRPLSGIGIDLVAISHFSGQLAQPGSSFRTIFTAREQRACLVAADPDASFAARWAAREAFIKAWSQALYGHQPAIADTVEVFSQIEVLLDAWHRPALVLSGEVKEAFECSLPPAQICISLSHDGNYAAAIAVICQQ; this is encoded by the coding sequence ATGGATCATCAGCAGATTTTCCGGGATTTAGGGGCGGCCGCGTTGGCGACTGCCGGCCGCCCCCTGTCCGGCATCGGCATAGATCTGGTTGCTATTTCGCACTTTAGTGGCCAGCTGGCACAGCCGGGCAGTAGCTTCCGTACCATTTTCACTGCCCGAGAACAGCGTGCCTGTTTAGTTGCTGCCGATCCGGACGCATCATTTGCAGCGCGCTGGGCTGCCCGGGAAGCCTTCATTAAGGCGTGGTCCCAAGCACTATATGGACATCAGCCGGCGATCGCCGATACAGTTGAGGTTTTCTCTCAGATCGAAGTTCTTCTCGATGCGTGGCATCGTCCTGCTCTTGTTCTTTCTGGGGAGGTAAAAGAAGCCTTCGAGTGTTCATTACCGCCAGCACAGATCTGTATTTCTCTGTCCCATGATGGCAACTATGCCGCAGCGATAGCTGTTATTTGCCAACAATAA
- the pstS gene encoding phosphate ABC transporter substrate-binding protein PstS, producing the protein MTKKTGSQTVALLSVLALGLSACAGPAENTTEGSTSASSSSSLNGSGASSQVNAQQAWRDNFTTDSGIVVNYDPTGSGTGRKQFISGQVAYAGTDSILKADEVEKATQRCGAEPLELPLYISPIAVAFNLEGIDSLKLSAQVIAHIFDGKISSWNDDEIAQLNPGVKLPDLAVIPVNRADDSGTTENFQQYLSEAAGSEWSYEPSDTWPRTGTQSAEKTSGVVNLVKSTPGAITYADASQIGDLGAAEVEIAGQFLPYSPQAAAKIVDGSTPSADATERRLTVDLKRDGSIAGAYPIVMVSYLVACTDYDQAETAANVKSFLTYVASADGQEVAARSSGGNAPISDELRSKVMKAIELING; encoded by the coding sequence TTGACTAAGAAAACTGGTTCTCAAACCGTTGCGTTACTATCAGTCTTGGCTCTCGGTCTTAGCGCATGTGCTGGCCCTGCTGAAAATACCACTGAAGGTTCCACATCCGCATCTTCAAGCTCGTCCTTGAATGGTTCTGGTGCTTCCTCTCAAGTTAATGCTCAACAAGCGTGGCGTGATAATTTCACTACCGATTCCGGCATCGTCGTCAATTACGATCCAACTGGCTCAGGTACTGGCCGCAAGCAGTTCATTTCGGGGCAAGTAGCCTACGCTGGTACCGATTCGATACTGAAGGCCGACGAGGTGGAAAAAGCCACGCAGCGCTGTGGCGCAGAACCCCTAGAATTGCCGCTGTATATTTCCCCTATTGCCGTAGCTTTCAATCTCGAGGGTATTGACTCGTTGAAACTCTCTGCTCAAGTGATTGCCCATATTTTCGATGGGAAAATTTCTTCATGGAACGATGACGAGATTGCTCAGCTCAATCCGGGTGTGAAACTGCCTGATTTGGCAGTCATTCCGGTTAATCGTGCTGACGATTCTGGAACTACGGAAAACTTTCAACAGTATTTGAGTGAAGCTGCTGGCAGTGAGTGGTCCTATGAACCCTCCGATACCTGGCCACGTACCGGAACTCAGTCGGCAGAAAAGACTTCTGGTGTAGTTAATCTTGTAAAGTCCACTCCGGGTGCAATTACATACGCCGATGCATCCCAGATTGGTGATCTTGGTGCAGCTGAAGTTGAAATAGCTGGACAATTCTTACCATATTCGCCTCAAGCTGCTGCGAAAATCGTTGACGGTTCCACCCCTAGCGCTGACGCTACTGAGCGCCGTTTGACGGTAGATCTCAAGCGGGATGGTTCGATTGCCGGAGCCTATCCAATCGTTATGGTCTCCTACTTGGTGGCGTGTACTGACTATGACCAGGCAGAAACCGCTGCGAATGTGAAGAGCTTTTTGACCTATGTGGCTTCTGCTGACGGTCAGGAAGTTGCGGCGCGATCAAGCGGTGGTAATGCCCCGATTTCGGATGAGTTACGCAGCAAGGTTATGAAGGCTATTGAGCTTATCAACGGCTAA
- the pstC gene encoding phosphate ABC transporter permease subunit PstC, with the protein MDKHTVVDSDMPATHTPAVIDRPVSDRDERPHAIWSPVARGSQVDKIFRWMSSGAGAMILVLLAAVAIFLLLSSKNALFASSSTIIENVEFARGKNFWQFAVAALFGTMLASIIALIIAVPFAVSIALFISHYAPRRLAVFFGSIIDLLAAIPSVVFGLWGMWTLEPLLRPIFTSIATSLTPVFEFISGTKEIVDGQEVWSGGLPGFSTLAQNFSWCPLQPDALVFVPPARNIMMGGVILAVMILPIITSLCREVFLQSPRLLEEASLALGATRYEMIKMVVLPHGRSGIVSATMLGFGRALGETMALLMVLSPGLMINFKIFQPGQHSTIASQIALRFPESSGLSSDFLVALGFILFIITFLVNFVARAIVSRYAEFSGANA; encoded by the coding sequence GTGGACAAACATACGGTAGTTGATAGTGACATGCCTGCAACACATACTCCGGCAGTGATAGATCGCCCTGTGAGTGATCGTGACGAGCGACCGCATGCGATCTGGTCACCGGTGGCACGTGGATCACAAGTAGATAAGATTTTTCGATGGATGTCTAGTGGCGCAGGCGCCATGATTCTCGTTTTATTGGCGGCAGTTGCGATTTTCCTGCTGCTATCATCTAAAAATGCGCTGTTTGCTTCGTCCTCGACGATTATAGAAAACGTTGAATTTGCTCGGGGTAAGAATTTCTGGCAATTCGCCGTAGCTGCCTTGTTTGGAACTATGCTCGCTTCGATTATCGCACTAATTATTGCAGTGCCCTTTGCAGTGAGTATCGCGCTTTTTATTTCCCACTACGCTCCACGTCGCCTAGCGGTGTTTTTCGGTTCGATAATTGACTTGTTGGCAGCCATCCCATCCGTGGTGTTTGGTTTATGGGGAATGTGGACCCTAGAACCACTATTGCGCCCAATCTTTACCTCGATAGCGACGTCGTTAACCCCAGTTTTTGAATTCATCTCCGGAACAAAAGAAATCGTTGACGGCCAAGAAGTCTGGAGTGGGGGACTACCTGGTTTTTCCACACTGGCGCAAAACTTTTCGTGGTGCCCGTTGCAGCCCGACGCCTTGGTTTTTGTGCCACCAGCACGCAATATCATGATGGGTGGAGTGATCTTAGCAGTGATGATCTTGCCAATTATCACCTCCTTGTGCCGTGAAGTATTCCTTCAATCTCCAAGATTGTTAGAAGAAGCTTCCCTTGCCTTGGGAGCTACCCGATATGAAATGATCAAAATGGTTGTTCTTCCGCACGGGCGTTCTGGTATTGTTTCGGCCACAATGCTTGGTTTCGGTCGGGCGTTAGGCGAAACAATGGCATTGCTCATGGTTCTTTCTCCGGGCTTGATGATCAACTTCAAGATCTTCCAACCAGGCCAACACTCCACGATCGCCTCACAGATCGCCTTGCGGTTCCCAGAATCTTCTGGACTCTCATCTGACTTCCTGGTTGCTCTCGGCTTCATCTTGTTTATCATTACTTTCCTCGTCAATTTCGTGGCTCGTGCCATTGTCAGCCGCTACGCAGAGTTTTCAGGAGCTAATGCATGA
- a CDS encoding sensor histidine kinase, which yields MHDALTFALGLILGAAMIGGIWLTELRVRRYRERQELTLLKNSTEEHVMLILDTLPESFILLDSDNNIIRASQLATNFGMIQDGVLRPNLATIVTEVFLSGQATDVEFDMVSVRKRHRRPRRIWVRVAKASSDRVVVLFEDHTEKIRLEETRRDFVSNISHELKTPIGGIKLLAETIGTISDDADQVRHFAASLETETDRLAQLVQEIIQLSRLQESDALTDPQLVSVDDVVAEALRRTDVEAHARHIDLVSGGESGIEILGDEVLLITAVRNLLDNAVRYSHPYSRVSVVVSRHNNQVSIAVIDTGIGISDEAQERVFERFYRGDEARSRETGGTGLGLSIVKHIVHDHGGEVKLWSQIRQGSTFTILLPLAHHTIRHIQSQAEGGNE from the coding sequence ATGCACGATGCACTGACGTTTGCGCTCGGGCTTATCCTCGGAGCTGCCATGATCGGCGGTATCTGGTTAACTGAGTTGCGCGTGCGCCGCTACCGCGAGCGCCAAGAACTGACACTCTTGAAGAATAGTACCGAAGAGCATGTGATGCTCATTCTCGATACTTTGCCTGAATCATTTATTTTACTTGATTCAGATAACAACATTATCCGCGCATCACAGTTGGCAACTAATTTCGGAATGATTCAAGATGGGGTATTACGCCCGAATCTGGCAACTATTGTTACCGAAGTGTTCCTTTCTGGGCAGGCCACAGACGTAGAGTTTGATATGGTCAGTGTGCGAAAGCGCCACCGCAGACCACGTCGAATTTGGGTACGGGTAGCTAAAGCATCCTCTGATCGAGTTGTGGTGTTATTTGAAGATCACACCGAAAAAATTCGCCTCGAAGAAACTCGTCGCGATTTTGTGTCCAATATTTCGCATGAGCTCAAAACGCCCATTGGTGGGATAAAATTACTGGCGGAAACAATCGGGACTATTAGCGATGATGCGGACCAAGTTCGCCATTTCGCAGCATCCTTAGAAACTGAGACAGATCGGTTGGCTCAGCTCGTCCAAGAAATTATCCAACTCTCGCGCCTCCAAGAATCTGATGCCTTAACTGATCCGCAGCTAGTTTCGGTAGACGACGTCGTCGCCGAAGCTCTCCGACGAACTGACGTTGAAGCACACGCACGCCACATTGACCTTGTTTCTGGCGGTGAATCAGGTATAGAAATTCTTGGCGATGAGGTTTTACTTATCACTGCAGTGCGCAATCTGCTGGATAATGCGGTGCGCTATTCCCATCCCTATTCGCGGGTGTCGGTTGTTGTATCGCGGCATAACAATCAGGTTTCCATTGCCGTTATTGATACCGGAATAGGTATCTCTGATGAAGCACAAGAACGCGTTTTTGAACGTTTCTATCGCGGTGATGAGGCACGTTCGCGCGAAACTGGCGGAACCGGGTTGGGGTTGAGCATTGTGAAACATATTGTCCATGACCATGGCGGTGAAGTGAAACTGTGGAGTCAAATTCGCCAAGGCTCGACGTTTACGATTCTTTTGCCGCTGGCCCACCATACTATTCGACACATACAGTCCCAGGCCGAAGGAGGAAACGAATGA
- a CDS encoding arsenate-mycothiol transferase ArsC, which yields MKHTNRNHVVTVLFACRKNAGRSQIAAALMAAKTDDRVRVLSAGTTPARELHPQTYETLAEIGLEPLDTTPTMLTGDNVSQSDWIITMGCGESCPIFPGTHYEDWDVADPANQPASVVREIREDIAQRVDQLIARLGLDQPTTSYTST from the coding sequence ATGAAGCATACTAACCGTAACCACGTAGTGACGGTGTTGTTCGCATGCCGAAAAAATGCCGGACGGTCACAGATTGCGGCTGCATTGATGGCGGCAAAAACTGACGATCGTGTACGTGTGCTTTCTGCCGGTACAACTCCCGCTCGTGAGCTTCATCCCCAAACGTATGAGACCTTAGCTGAAATCGGATTGGAACCACTCGATACTACGCCTACCATGCTCACCGGCGATAATGTTTCCCAAAGCGACTGGATCATCACCATGGGGTGCGGCGAAAGTTGCCCAATTTTTCCCGGCACACACTATGAAGACTGGGACGTGGCAGATCCAGCAAACCAGCCAGCCAGCGTCGTTCGAGAAATACGTGAAGATATTGCACAGCGAGTCGATCAGCTCATTGCACGCCTCGGCCTCGACCAACCCACCACAAGTTATACATCAACTTAG
- a CDS encoding biotin transporter BioY, translating into MFSTRVPVRLTGPATTPFMVHHVAQTRLNTLVLVACGAFMMGVLAQLNVTIGAVPITGQTFGVMALGVTLGYRRATAAMVTYVVGGLAGIPWFAHFTGGPLMIFKPTFGYLIGFIVATAVVGWLAQHGWDRRISTSLLMYGGASFVIYAFGVPYLWLMMHATGVDLGWSELMWAGMLPFIPGDALKCALAAVLSPQARVAVSRVEP; encoded by the coding sequence ATGTTTTCTACTCGTGTCCCAGTTCGACTAACCGGCCCAGCAACGACTCCGTTTATGGTGCATCACGTGGCTCAAACGCGTCTCAATACGTTGGTTTTGGTTGCTTGTGGCGCATTCATGATGGGGGTATTGGCCCAACTGAATGTCACTATCGGCGCTGTTCCCATTACTGGCCAAACATTTGGGGTGATGGCCTTGGGCGTCACCTTAGGGTATCGGCGAGCCACGGCAGCAATGGTGACTTATGTTGTGGGTGGCCTAGCCGGTATTCCATGGTTTGCACATTTTACTGGTGGACCACTGATGATATTTAAGCCCACCTTTGGCTATCTGATCGGTTTCATCGTTGCTACAGCTGTGGTTGGGTGGCTGGCACAACACGGCTGGGATCGTCGAATCTCGACCTCGCTATTGATGTATGGGGGAGCTTCCTTCGTTATCTACGCTTTCGGCGTCCCGTATCTGTGGCTCATGATGCACGCCACGGGTGTTGACCTTGGATGGAGTGAATTGATGTGGGCAGGAATGTTGCCGTTCATCCCAGGAGATGCATTGAAGTGTGCGTTAGCTGCGGTGCTCTCACCACAGGCACGGGTGGCAGTTTCACGTGTCGAACCTTAA
- a CDS encoding putative heavy metal-binding protein, translating into MISVTTPTIEGHHIVRYHGIVFGEVIQGVNALKDLSAGLTNFFGGRSVSYEEELLHSRESAIHEMENRASALGANAVVGVDIDYEVLGTGNNMLMVTASGTAVYID; encoded by the coding sequence ATGATTTCAGTAACCACACCAACAATCGAAGGACACCACATCGTTCGCTATCACGGCATCGTCTTTGGCGAAGTCATCCAAGGCGTGAACGCACTCAAGGATCTCAGTGCCGGATTAACGAACTTCTTTGGTGGCCGGTCTGTCTCCTACGAAGAAGAGCTCCTACACAGCCGGGAATCAGCCATCCACGAAATGGAAAACCGAGCAAGTGCACTTGGCGCAAACGCCGTCGTCGGTGTCGATATCGACTACGAAGTACTCGGCACTGGAAACAACATGCTCATGGTCACCGCCTCTGGAACAGCCGTCTACATCGACTAA
- a CDS encoding response regulator transcription factor: protein MTMILVVEDEPTLRQTLAFNLQRDDFSVVTAADGSEAFAAFQAHSPDLVLLDVMLPQLSGTEVCRKIRTTSTMPIIMVSAKDSEIDKVVGLEIGADDYITKPYSYRELLARVRALLRRTAPIVLDDDGEAGALRVGSVVLDPQSHVVTVDGHEVTMPLREFELLELLMENAGRVLTRTQIFDRIWGAGYIGDSKTLDVHIKRLRSKIEPEPSQPRMLITVRGLGYKFVAE from the coding sequence ATGACGATGATTCTGGTTGTTGAAGATGAGCCGACTTTACGCCAAACGCTCGCTTTTAACTTACAACGAGATGATTTTTCTGTTGTGACAGCGGCTGACGGTAGCGAAGCGTTCGCGGCTTTTCAGGCCCATTCTCCAGATCTTGTGTTACTTGATGTCATGTTGCCACAACTTTCTGGAACTGAAGTATGCCGGAAAATCCGCACAACATCGACCATGCCGATCATTATGGTCAGTGCGAAAGATTCTGAGATTGATAAAGTCGTGGGCCTAGAGATCGGTGCCGATGATTACATCACGAAACCGTATTCGTATCGCGAACTATTGGCTCGGGTGCGCGCATTGTTGCGGCGCACTGCCCCAATTGTTCTCGACGATGACGGTGAGGCTGGCGCACTGAGGGTAGGTTCAGTTGTCCTCGATCCGCAATCGCATGTGGTCACCGTTGATGGTCACGAAGTTACGATGCCGTTGCGCGAGTTTGAGCTTCTCGAATTGTTGATGGAAAATGCGGGTCGAGTATTGACTCGTACTCAGATTTTTGATCGGATTTGGGGCGCTGGTTATATTGGGGATTCGAAGACTCTCGATGTACATATCAAACGGTTACGATCAAAAATTGAGCCGGAACCGAGCCAGCCACGCATGCTTATTACGGTGCGCGGTTTGGGATATAAATTTGTCGCCGAATAA